In the genome of Lacerta agilis isolate rLacAgi1 chromosome 2, rLacAgi1.pri, whole genome shotgun sequence, one region contains:
- the LOC117042402 gene encoding uncharacterized protein LOC117042402, translating into MTETNSNAREGSAGNMATRGSIEEFNVNEPGEWSDYCDRLKFYLRANRITSAEERRDTFLSVCGKATFKLAKNLISPATLESKTFEELTAVLGNHFEPAPSQLACRQMFYQRYQQSGESASSFVAALRELTRCCEFHDLEEMLRDRFVCGLCDERLQRELVAKKFLTFQEAYDFVISREGADRTVRELRGGQATGVHAVETDTEEGASDEVTGGALKVFQSSHRQQGSRQLDHRRLLAQSSPKSCDSCGKAHERRFCRFRNAQCRKCKRMGHIARVCRAGDRETGDRSRERLRCWGSEPEIVGQCSSTRIQPQSDSVRPPPRITKVVRIEGVPCELEVDSGSGFTIVSEPTFRSTENLKANCELWLQGAGGRTYWFEAFGIRLEGAHRIESAPSSFEALCQEFAAVFDGQLGRYTGPPVSFDLDPAVCPIRLKPRRVPFALKPRIDEELDKLVEQGVLEPVSHARWETPIVCPLKANGAVRICADYKCTLNKALQQNAYPVPVVSHVLASLAGGQIFAKLDLAQAYQQLPVDDATAEAQTIVTHRGAFRVKHMQFGVSVAPGIFQGLMERLLKGIPGVIPYFDDILVAGVSSEELISRLREVLARLAKAGLKVKREKCFLGVPQVEFLGFLVDAKGIHPTSAKVTAIRSAPAPQSKKELQSFLGLLNFYHAFLPHKASIAEPLHRLLDDRGTWKWGQREAAAFAAVKDLLSSDSVLTHFREDLPLSLACDASPYGIGAVLSHRLPDGREAPIAYFSRTLSLAERNYAQIDREALALVAGVKKFHDYVYGRPFELVTDHKPLLGLFAPDRQTPQILSARMLRWAMFLSAYTYELVHRAGKALGHADALSRLPLPEPAEDPSPAYGVMSLEDLPQPPVSADRPQEAIKENLTCF; encoded by the exons ATGACAGAGACCAACAGCAACGCCCGGGAGGGATCGGCTGGCAATATGGCAACACGTGGCTCAATTGAGGAATTTAATGTCAATGAGCCAGGAGAATGGAGTGATTATTGTGACAGACTTAAGTTTTACCTCCGTGCTAATAGAATTACCAGTGCTGAGGAGCGAAGGGATACGTTCCTCAGTGTGTGCGGAAAGGCTACTTTTAAATTAGCAAAGAACCTTATCTCCCCGGCCACACTTGAGTCAAAGACTTTTGAGGAATTGACTGCGGTGCTTGGCAACCATTTTGAGCCGGCGCCTTCACAATTGGCCTGCCGGCAGATGTTTTACCAGCGGTACCAGCAGAGTGGAGAGTCGGCGTCATCATTTGTGGCTGCCTTGAGGGAACTCACCCGCTGTTGTGAGTTCCACGATCTGGAGGAGATGCTGAGGGATCGTTTTGTGTGTGGCCTGTGTGatgagaggctgcagagggaattGGTTGCCAAGAAGTTTTTGACCTTCCAGGAAGCTTATGACTTTGTCATCTCCCGGGAGGGGGCAGACCGCACAGTTCGAGAGCTCCGTGGTGGACAGGCGACTGGTGTGCATGCGGTGGAGACTGACACAGAGGAAGGCGCGTCGGACGAGGTAACGGGGGGAGCATTGAAGGTGTTTCAGTCCTCCCACCGGCAGCAAGGAAGTCGACAGCTTGATCATCGCCGGCTGCTGGCCCAGTCGTCCCCCAAGAGCTGTGACAGTTGCGGAAAAGCACACGAGCGACGGTTTTGCAGGTTCCGCAACGCCCAGTGTCGGAAGTGTAAGAGGATGGGCCATATTGCCCGAGTCTGTCGGGCTGGAGATCGAGAGACTGGAGATCGTTCAAGAGAGAgactgaggtgctggggctcagaGCCTGAGATTGTGGGTCAGTGTTCTTCGACCCGTATTCAGCCCCAAAGTGATAGTGTACGGCCACCACCAAGGATCACGAAAGTGGTTCGCATAGAGGGGGTGCCCTGTGAACTGGAAGTGGACTCTGGGTCGGGGTTCACGATTGTTTCAGAGCCCACTTTCCGCAG CACAgaaaatttaaaggcaaactgcGAATTGTGGTTGCAGGGGGCCGGCGGCCGGACTTACTGGTTTGAGGCCTTCGGCATCCGCCTAGAGGGGGCCCACAGAATAGAGTCGGCACCGTCTTCTTTTGAGGCATTGTGCCAGGAGTTCGCAGCTGTTTTTGACGGACAATTGGGACGATACACAGGGCCGCCGGTGTCCTTCGATCTGGACCCGGCTGTTTGCCCTATCCGACTGAAGCCGCGCCGTGTGCCCTTTGCATTGAAGCCGAGGATCGATGAAGAGTTGGACAAGCTTGTGGAGCAGGGGGTGCTGGAGCCCGTCTCGCATGCCCGCTGGGAGACCCCAATCGTGTGCCCTTTGAAGGCAAACGGCGCAGTACGGATCTGCGCGGATTACAAGTGCACTCTGAATAAGGCACTGCAGCAAAATGcctacccagtgccagtggtaaGCCATGTGCTCGCGTCCCTGGCAGGGGGGCAGATTTTTGCAAAATTAGACCTGGCGCAGGCCTACCAACAGCTCCCGGTAGACGACGCCACAGCGGAGGCGCAGACAATTGTTACTCACCGGGGAGCATTTCGAGTTAAGCATATGCAGTTTGGGGTCAGCGTGGCCCCAGGAATTTTTCAGGGACTGATGGAGCGACTACTTAAGGGAATCCCGGGGGTAATTCCCTATTTTGATGATATACTAGTCGCCGGGGTGTCCTCAGAGGAACTGATTTCCCGCCTCCGTGAAGTTCTGGCCCGCCTTGCAAAAGCTGGCCTTAAGGTTAAGCGGGAGAAGTGCTTCTTGGGAGTTCCCCAAGTAGAGTTCCTGGGGTTCCTGGTTGACGCCAAGGGTATCCATCCTACTTCTGCGAAAGTTACTGCCATCAGGAGTGCGCCAGCCCCACAGTCAAAGAAAGAGCTGCAGTCGTTCTTGGGGCTTCTCAATTTTTATCATGCCTTCCTTCCACATAAGGCGTCTATCGCGGAACCACTACATCGTCTGCTTGATGACCGGGGAACTTGGAAGTGGGGGCAGCGGGAAGCTGCTGCTTTCGCCGCAGTAAAGGACTTACTTTCGTCCGATAGTGTTCTTACCCATTTCCGTGAAGATCTGCCTTTGTCGTTGGCTTGTGATGCATCTCCTTACGGGATTGGAGCCGTGCTGAGCCACCGGTTACCGGATGGGCGGGAGGCTCCTATTGCTTATTTTTCTCGAACTTTGTCGTTGGCCGAGAggaactatgctcaaattgaccgGGAGGCTCTGGCATTGGTCGCAGGAGTAAAAAAGTTCCATGATTATGTTTATGGGCGCCCGTTCGAGCTTgtgactgaccacaagccgctgctAGGGTTGTTTGCGCCAGACCGTCAAACACCGCAGATCTTGTCAGCCCGCATGTTGCGGTGGGCCATGTTTTTGTCAGCCTACACGTATGAACTGGTGCATCGAGCGGGTAAAGCCCTGGGCCATGCAGACGCCCTCAGTCGGTTGCCATTGCCAGAGCCGGCTGAGGATCCATCACCGGCTTATGGCGTTATGTCCTTGGAAGACCTGCCGCAACCCCCTGTTAGTGCGGATCGGCCGCAGGAGGCTatcaaggagaat CTCACCTGTTTTTAG